Genomic DNA from Thermus amyloliquefaciens:
CTGGGCCACACCCTGGGGCACGCCCTGGAGGCCTACACCCGCCACGCCTTGCCCCACGGGGCGGCGGTGGCCTATGGCCTCCTCTACGCCGCCCTGTTGGGTCGGGCCCTGGGAGGGGAGGACCTGGTTCCCCTCACCCTCCGCCTCCTCCGCTGGCTGACCCCACCCCCCCTGCCCCGGCTGGCCTGGGAGGACCTCCTCCCCTACCTGGCCCGGGACAAGAAGAAGGTCTCGGAAAGCCTCCACTGGGTGGTGCCCCTGGGCCTGGGCCGGCTCGTCGTCCAGCCCCTTCCCGAAAAAACCCTAAAGGAGGCCTTCGCCTCGTGGCGGGAGGCCCTCGAGGGGCTTGGCCTTTTTGGCGAAGGTTAGGTGCCAAGGGGTTGCCGCCGTAGCCGGGGAATAAAGGGCATGCCCAAGGCTTTTCTCGGCTGAAAGCCTAAGGGCTTCCCATCCATGGCCCCCAGGCCCTCCCCGCCCCAGGCTTCCCGGAAGTCAGCGGGGCCCTTTTGACCACGAGGAAGCCCTGAAAACCCTAGGGCGTGCGGTGCGAAGCCTAAAGCCCCAAACCCACCGGCCGCAACACCCCGGCCTTGGCCTTGCCAAAGTCCAAGGGAAACTCCCCCGCCTCCGTCCTCAGGACCAGAAGGGCCAAAGGGAGGTCCTCCCCTTCCCACGCCACGCCTGCCCCCGTGGCCAGGGCTAGGGCCCGGGGATCCTCCGGCGGGAAAGCCACCCGGGGAAGCTTGGGCCAGGGAAGGGTGGCCCCAAAGGCCAGGGCCAGGGCCTTGGCCGGACGGAAGCGGCCCTTTTGCACCTGGCCCAGGTAAAGCCCAGGGGCAGGGGCCTTGAGGCCAGCCAGGGAGGGAAGCCCCTCCGGCACCAGGTAGAGGTGGCCCGAGCGCTCCCAGATGGGCCCTTCCAGAACCAGGCCCGTTTCCTCCAGAAAGCCCCCGAGGGCCCTTCGGACCTCCTGGCCCAAAGGAGGGATGCGCTCCTTGGGCGGCGTGCCCCAGACGCCCCCCTCCTTGCGGAAGCGGGCCAGGAAGTGGCCCTCCCCCTCGAGGCGGTGGGGCCAGAGGCGGGCGGTCTTCCTTAGCTCGGGGTTGCCATCCCCCCACTCCGGTACCCCCGGGGCGAAAAGGGGGTGGAAGCGGGCCTCCTCCAGGTGGAACTCCGGGTGCTCCCTCAGGAAATGGGCCACCACCCCCTCGTTCTCCTCGGGGGCAAAGGTGCAGGTGGAGTAGACGAGCACCCCCCCTGGCCCAAGAAACCTTGCCGCCTGGGAAAGAAGGGCCCTCTGGACCTCGGAAGCCCTCTTGGGAGCCCCAGGCCCCCAGTGGCGGATGGCCTCCGGGTCCTTGCGGAACATACCTTCGCCGGAGCAGGGGGCATCCAGAAGCACCCGGTGGAAGTAGGGACCGAGGGCCTCGGCCAAAACCCTAGGGGGGCCTGGACCACCGCTGGGCCCGCCCCCCAGCGCTCCACGTTCTCCAAAAGGCCCCGGATCCTCTTGCCGTCCACCTCGTTGGCCAAAAGGAGTCCCTTTCCCCCCATGCGGGCCAGAAGGTGGGTGGTCTTCCCCCCGGGGGCCGCCGCCAGGTCCAAAACCCTCTCCCCCGGTTGCGGGTCCACCAGCACCCCCACCGCCTGGGCGCTGGGCTCCTGGATGTAGTAAAGCCCGGCGTAGAAGAAAGGGTGGGGGCCGGGACGGGCCTCCGGAGGGTAGTAGAACCCCTCCGGGCACCAAGGGATGGGCCGTAAGGGCCAGGGGGCGATCCTCGCCAGGTCCTCCGGGGCCAGCTTCAGGGTGTTTACCCGCAGGCCATAGGTCCTTTCCCCGTGGGTGAGGGCCTTGAGGAAAAGGGGAAACTCCTCCCCCAATAGCTCCGCCATGCGGGAGAGGAAGGCCTTGGGCAGCACCGGAGTACCCTAGCACAACCAACCCCCCCGGCACAAGCCAAAGGCCCCCTAGAATGGGGCCATGAGCCGAGGAGGGCGGAAACCGGGATTTTCCCCTCAGGATGCCGCAGGAGGAAGCCGGCCGGAAAGCCCCCGGGGGCGGGGGGCGTGCGTCCGCCCTGACCCCCGATGATCCGGGCCCTGGGCGCCGACCTGGTGGAGATCGCCCGGGTGCGGAGGCTCCTCGCCCAGCACGGGGAGAGGGCCTTGAGGCGGCTCTTTGCCGAGGAGGAGCTGGCCTACGCCCTCCGCCATCAGGACCCCGTCCCCAGCCTGGCCGCCCGGATCGCCGCCAAGGAGGCCTTTCAGAAGTGCTGGCCTGAAAACCTCTCCTGGAAGGAGGTCTGGGTGGGGATGGAGGGGAGAAGACCGGTTTTGCGCTTTGCTCCGCGGGTAAGGGCCCGCCTCGAGGCGGAAGGCCTTTTCGCCCACCTCTCCCTAAGCCACGAGAAGGGCCACGCCCTGGCGGTGGTGGTCCTGGAGGCTAGGGCACCAGGCGCAGGATAAGGGCGTAGGCGTAGCTCTCCCCCTTGCCCGCCGCCAAAGCCCCTCGGACCATGTTCCAAAGAGCAAGGAGCGCCAGGTGGGCCACCACCGCCCAGGTGCGCTCCGCCTCCGTCAAGGGAGGGGGTTGCTCCATGAAAAGGGGGGCTCGAGGCTCCCGCTTGCCTAAGGGGCGGTGCATGGGGGCTGCCCCAAGCCACGGGCTTTGCCTGGGACCCCTGGGCAGAAAAAAAGGGGGATGCCCGAAGCTTTTCTGGAGCACCATCGTGGCGCAAACCACCCCGGGGCGCTTAGGCCACCACCTCCTCCTCATCCCGGATGCGGATGGGCCCTTGCTTTTCCGGCCTAAGGCCCACCTTGTCCTGGTAAAAGGCCCGGATGGATTCAAAATCCCGCTTTATGTCCCCACTGGGCCAAAGGTAGCCCCCAATCCCCACCTCCTTCCTCCGGAAATCCACATAGCCCAGCGCAATGGGAACCTGGGCCTTGAGGGCCATGTGGTAAAAACCCGTCCGCCAGTAAGGGGCCTTCCCCCGGGTACCCTCTGGGGTAATGAGGATGGCCATCTCCTCTTCCCGGCGAAAAACCTCCGCCACGCTGTCCACCAGGTTGTTCCGGCGGGAGCGGTCCACGGGGATGCCGCCGAGAAGCCTCAAGAGCCAGCCCAAGGGGGGTCGGAAAAGCTCCTTCTTCCCCAACCAGCGGGCGCGAATCCCCAAGGCCCATAGGGCCAAAAGGCCAATCGGGAAATCCCAGTTGGAGGTGTGGGGGGCACCGATGAGGACGTACTTCCTGCTGGGAGGGGGCGGCATGTGGTACCGCCACCCCAGGCTCCGCAACACCAGACCTGCCAGCTTCCGCATACCCTGAAAGTATACCCCCTGTGGTAGACTGTTCAAAGGCGGGGTGGGGGCTTCCCCACCCCGGTTTGTTGGGGTGAAGATGCATAAGGTGGTCATCGTAGGCCGGCCCAACGTGGGCAAATCCAGCCTCTTCAACCGCCTCCTGGGCAAAAGGAGCGCGGTGGTGGCCGATGTTCCCGGGGTTACCCGCGACCTCAAGGAAGGTGTGGTGGAAAGCGAGAAGGGACGCTTCCTCCTGGTGGACACCGGGGGGCTTTGGTCGGGGGACCGCTGGGAAAAGAAGATCCAGGAAAAGGTGGACCAGGCCTTAGAGGACGCCGAGGTGGTCCTCTTCGCCGTGGACGGCCGCGCCGAGCTCACCCAGGCGGACTACGAGGTGGCGGAGTACCTGCGCAAAAAGGGCAAGCCCGTGATCCTGGTGGCCACCAAGGTGGACGACCCCAAGCACGAGCACTACCTGGGCCCCCTCTACGCCCTGGGCTTCGGCGAGCCCATCCCCACCTCCAGCGAGCACGCCAGGGGTTTGGAGGAGCTCCTCGAGGCCATCTGGGCCAAACTTCCCGTCAGGCACATTGAGTCGGAACCGGAGGTGGCGGGCATCAGGCTCGCCATCGTGGGCCGGCCCAATGCCGGGAAAAGTAGCCTCCTCAACGCCATTTTGGGGGAGGAACGGGTCATCGTTTCCGAGGAACCCGGCACCACCCGGGACGCCATTGACGTCCACTTCACCTTCCGCGGCCAGCCCTTCATCCTGGTGGACACCGCCGGCATCCGCAAGCGCCCGGAAACCTTGGTGGAGGAGCTGGCCATCCGGCGAAGCCTCAAGGCCATTGAGGAAGCGGACGTGGTCCTTCTGGTCATAGACCCCTTCCAGGTGGGAGACCGGGAACTCAAGCTGGCCAACCACGCCCTGGAAAAGGGAAAGCCCGTGCTCCTGGTCATCAGCAAGTGGGACCTGGTGCGGAAGGAGGAGGCCCCCAAGGTGCGGCGGGAACTGAAGGAAAAGCTCGCCCACCTGGAGCACCTGCCCCGCGTCTACACCTCCGCCTTTACCCGGCAGAACCTGGACAGGATCTTCAGTGAGGCGGTGCGCCTCCACGAGCTCAACCACACCCGCATCCCCACCGCCGAGCTCAACCGCTGGCTTTCCGTGTGGACCGCCAAGGTCCAGCTTCCCAACTTCAAGGGCAAGCCCCTCAAGATCCTCTACGCCACCCAGCCCGAGGTGGCCCCACCCACCTTCGTTTTCTTTGTGAACCACCCCGAGTTCGTGACCCGGGCCTTTGAGAACTACCTGAGAAACCGCATCGGTGAGGACCTGGACCTTAAGGAAATCCCCTTCCGCCTGGTCTTCCGCGGGCGCCGGGAGGAAGGCTAGCGCCAAAGAAGGAGCACCAAGGCCGCCACCCCAAGCCCCCACGCCGGCCCCTCAGGGAAGAGGCCCGGGCCAGAAGGCCATCCAGAACATCCAAGGTCCAGCCCAAAAGGAGCAGGCGGACCACGCTCGCCAAGGCCTCGGGCCCTTCCCCTACCCGGAGGAGGACCAGGACCACCACCCCACCCCGGGCCAAGGTGGCGAGATCAGCAAGAAGCCGGGTCCAGGCCATCCTCATCCAAAAGGGCCCCCAACCCCTCCACCGCCCCCATCCTTAGGGAGAGGTGGGCCAAGGGGGTAAGGGGGGTGGGCTCGGGGTTCACCTCAATGAGGTAAGCCCCGGAAGCGTAGGCAATGCGCCCCAGGGAGGCGGCGGGCTCCACCTCGGCGCTGGTGCCCACCACCAGGGCCACCTCCGCCTGGGCAAAGGCGGCCTCCGCCCGCTCCCAAGCCCCTTCCGGCAGGAACTCCCCGAACCAGACCACGTCGGGCCGGGCCCTATGCCCACAGCGGGGGCAGTGCGGGGGCGGGATGAAGGGCTCCGGGAGGGGGAAACGGTGCCCGCAGGCCTCGCACCGGGCGCGAAGAAGGTTGCCGTGGAGCTCCACCAGGTTCCGGCTGCCGGCGCGGGCGTGGAGGCCGTCCACGTTCTGGGTGACCAGGAGAAACTCCCCCCCTCGCGCCAAAACCTCCTCTTCCAGGCGCACCAGGGCCAGGTGGGCGGGGTTGGGAAGGGCCTCCCGCACCTTGGCGATGCGCCAAGCGTACCACCCCCAGACCTTCTCCGGATCCCTGGCGTAGGCCTCCGGGGTGGCGTAGTCCAAGGGATTGAACTCCTTCCAAAGCCCTTCGGCATCGCGGAAGGTGGGGATGCCCGAGGGCTTGGAGATGCCCGCCCCCGTTAGGACCGCCACCCTCCGGGCCTCCTTAAGCCGCGAACGAGCTTTCCCCAACCCCATAAATCCATGGTACTTTCCGGAGTATTCTGGAAGCCATGGCCACCTCCCTGAGGCTCTTTACCCCTGAGGCCATGCGGGAGGCCGACCAGAAGGCGGCCGAAATGGGCTACCCCACCCTCCTCCTCATGGAGTGGGCGGGGATGAAGGCGGCAAGGGTCTATAGGGAGCTATTCGGAAAGGCCCCCGCCGTGATCCTGGCGGGCAAAGGGAATAACGGCGGCGACGGCCTGGTCCTGGCCCGGCACCTCCTCCTGGAGGGGGTGGCGGTGCGGGTCTACGCCGCAGAGGGCCAGCAGGGGGATGCCCTCCTGGCCCGAGGGGCTCTTCAGGCCCACGGGGTGAAGATCCGCTCCCTGGAGGAAGCCGCCTGGGACCGGGAAGAGGTGTTGGTGGACGCCCTCTTCGGCACCGGGCTGAAGGGGCCCCTGGAAGGCTTCCACAGGGGTCTGGTGGAGCGGATGAACGCCTCCGGCCTGCCCATCTTGGCCCTGGACCTGCCCTCGGGGCTCCCCTATTCCCCCCATGTGCAGGCCACGGCCACCGTGGCCTTCGCCGCCTTCAAAACTCCCCATTTCCTCAAGCGGGAGGCCTGCGGGCAGCTTTTCCTGGCGGGGATCGGCCTACCCAAGGCCCTTCTGGAGCGGGAGGACCTTCCCGAGGTGGCCACCCCGGAGGCCCTCCTGCCCCTCCTGCCAAGACGCCCCCTCACCGCCCACAAGGGGAGCGTGGGCCGGGTGGGGGTTTTAGGGGGGTTTCGGGGCGAGGGGCTTCGCTACGCCGGGGCCCCGGTGCTTTCCGCCCTGGGCGCCTACCGCATGGGGGCGGGGCTGGTGCACCTGGTGGCCCCGGAAGGGACGCCCCTGGAGCCCCTCGAGGCCGTCTTCCACCCCGTCTTGGCCCCCGCCTTGCCGCCCATGCGGGTGGAGGCCCTGGCGGTGGGGATGGGCGGGGGCCTTGGGGGCGGGAGTGGGCCCTGAAGGCCCTGGAAGCCCGGCTCCCCACGGTGCTGGACGCCGACGCCCTCCAGCCTGAGGTGGTTGAGGCCTACCGCAAGGCGGGGATCCCCACCGTCCTCACCCCCCATGCGGGGGAGGCGGGCAGGCTCCTTGGGAAGGCCCCCGAGGAGGTGGCCCAGGACCCCTTGGCCTCGGCCCAGGCCCTGGCGGAGGCCACGGGGCAGGTGGTGGTCCTGAAGGGAAACCCCACGGTGGTGGCGGAAGGTGGCCGCCTCTCCGTGAACCCCACCGGCAACCCCGCCTTGGCCACCGGGGGAACGGGGGACGTGCTCTCTGGGGCCATCGCCGCCCTCCTGGCGGCAGGCCTTCCCCCTTTTGACGCCGCCCGGCTTGGGGTTTACCTCCACGGCCTGGCAGGGGACCTTTTAGCGGAGGAAAAGGGGGTCGGCCTCCTGGCCCGGGAGGTGGCGGAGGCTCTTCCCCGGGCGCGGAGGCTTTTGGAAGGAGGGCAGGCGCCCTGGCCCTTTTCCCGGGTATGAGCGCCTCCTCCTGCCCTCATTCAGCGGATAACCTTACCCTCGGCCTTGCTATATGAGTAGAAAAGGAGCTCGCCCAGGAAAAGCCCCAAAAAATACGGGGTACCGGCGGGTCCTTGAAGGAAACGGGTCCAGTACCCCGGGCTAACCAGCTCAACGAAATAACCAACCGCCAAAGTGGCTGCTAGGAGAGCCACCACTTCTATCCTGTTCGTTAAGCGCACCTGCCCAAGGGAGACATAGTCCAACAGGGCCCCGGAGATAACCCCAAGGGCAAAGGTAGCGGGTCCGAGGACACCCTCAAACCGGAGGGCTAAGAGCCCTAGCCCAACAGAAATGCCCAAGGCTAGCGTTCTCTTTGCAAGACCCCAAAGCCTTTGAAATCTATCCATAGCAGCACCTCCTACCTACAAACATTTTGGCAAACCTCGGTACAAACAATTCGCGAAACGGCCTCGCAAGACCACGCACCCCCAACGCGCCTACAAGCATACTCAACAACCGGTCGGCAAACCTGTCGACAGACAAGGAAGCAGACAGGATTGAGGCTTGATCCACCTCCGCCACCCCCGCCATCCCCCGGATCCAGACAAGGCTGGGCGCCACAGCTGAGGGGCGAAACCTGCTCCTCCACCCCCGCTTTCTCAAAAGGTTTCACCATCTCATTGCCCGGCAATGGGCAAGAAGGCCCTTCTTGAGGGAAGGGCATGGCCTGAGCCATGGCCACCGGCAAACCCAAGACCATAAACACAAGCCCTCCTAGCAAGGATGCTGGTAGAAGGCGGGCTGGTAAGCGGGTCTGTACTCCGCCACCCACCCCTACCGGTCCCCTTCAAACACTCGAAACACGCCCTGGGCGAAAAAGAAGCAGGGCCAAGACGACCCCTATAGCGTAGGGCTCCACGGCCATATCGCCCAGGCGACAGGCAAAAGTCCCAGGAAATACCAAATCCAGGAAGAGGTAAAAGAGGATTACGGCAAAGAGGGAGAAGACCAAGGCTTTCGGGAAGTTAAGGACCACGCCCTTACCCCAGCCCAGGTAGAAGGCCAAAATCGCACCCAAGCCCAACAGCAGCTGCAACCCACCCCAAATGCCCTTCTGTTCAAGAAGAAACGCAAGAACCGTGAAAATCACAAATAGCCCAAATGAGAGGAGTCTTTTTGGGACTTCTCGGTTCCGAAAGGCCATCCCAACACCCCCCTTCGCTTTCATTGCACCACCTCCACCCCTAAGATAGGGCTTCTTCTTCTTCTTCTTGAGAAACGATCTTTGAAGGCAGCTTCCTGCCTTATCAGTGCCCGGATTGAAGATAGGCAGCCCAGATCATTCCGAGAAGAGCGCTGGCATAAGGTAGGCCTATGCGCCTATAGGCAAACCAGAGGGTCAGGAGGAGGCAAAACACCACGAAAACGTCCCCGGTTTCAAGCCTCTCATTGCGAAAAAGATCATCAAAAACGGAGAGCCACAGCTTAAATTGCAGCGCCGCTAAAGAAGAGTAGAAAGCAATGTCTACCAAAGTCCGAAACCTTTCCCTTAGCGAACGCAATACGTTTGGCATCTCTCCTCCTGCCTCGGGGTGCAAACTTGCTGCCAGTCATAGGCAGTGCACACAAAGGCTGTTAATGCACAGACCGCCTTTCCCCTGGGATCTGTGGTCCAATAAACACATGTCGCAGCAAAGGCTGCGCAAACCCATCGCCACACGCAATTGTTGACCGTTATAGTCTCACACCTTGTAAAGCAATTATAGCTCCCGCATACCGCTGAGCCACCATTGCCGGGGTCCAAGCACTGGTTCTCTAGAGGTTTCACCATCTCATTGCCCGGCAATGGGCAAGAAGGCCCTTCTTGAGGGAAGGGCATGGCCTGAGCCATGGCCACCGGCAAACCCAAGACCATAAACACAAGCCCTCCTAGCGTGGCCAGCTTCATTGTACCACCTCCACCCCTAAGATAGGACTTCTTCTTCTTCTTCTTCTTCTTCTTGTCAAGACCCCAGAAAGCTCCTGGTATTCTGGGGGCGGTGTAGGACGTATGGATCACCCAACCCGCCTCTATGTCCCCGCCACCCTGGCCAACCTGGGCTCGGGGTTTGACGCCTTAGGGGTGGCCCTGGACCTCTACCTGGAGGTGGAGGCCGAGCCCGCAAGGGAGGACGCTTTTTTCTACGAGGGCGAGGACCACGTGGAGGGGACGGACAACCTCATCCACCAGGGCTACCGGGCGGGAATGGAGGCCTTGGGCCTCCGCCCTGAACCCCTCCTCATCCGCGCCTTCAACCCCATCCCCCTGGCCAGGGGGATGGGAAGCTCTTCCGCCGCGCTGGTGGCCGGGGTGGCTTTGGCGGACCGGTACTCGGGGGGAAGGCTGGGACGGGAAGGGGTTTTCCAGGTAGCCGCCAGCCTGGAGGGCCACCCCGACAACGTGGCCCCGGCGGTCTATGGGGGGTTTGTGGCCGCCCTGGCCGACCCCCCCCTGGCCATCCCCCTTCCCAGGCCCCAAGGGGTCTACTTTGTCCTGGCCATACCCCCCTATGAGGTGCCCACCCCTTCGGCCCGGGCGGCCCTGCCGGAACAGGTCCCCTTACGGGATGCCGTCTTCAACCTGGCCCGCAGTGCCCTTTGGCCTGCCGCCCTCTACTCGGGTAGGCTCGAGGCCCTCCGGGAGGCCTGCCGCGACCGCCTGCACCAGCCCTACCGCGCCCACTTGATGCCGGGGGCGCTGGAGGCCCTCGAGGCCGCCCTGGAGGCGGGGGCCCTGGCTGCCTTCGTGGGGGGAGCGGGTCCCACCGTGGCCGCCCTGGCCTGGGAGGATAGCCTGGAAAAGGTGGCCAAGGCCTTAGAGGGCTACCGGGGGGAGGGGCGTACCTTAATCTTGGGTATAGGGGAGGGATACTTCTGGAAGGAAACCTGAACGCCATCCCCCTGGTGGAGCTTCTGGAACTGATCCACGGCCACCGGCGTTCCGGGGTCTTGGAACTCTCCGTGGGTTACCTGCCCCTCTCCTTGCGCTTCAGCGGGGGGGAGGTGGTGGGGGCGGCCATTCTGGACTGGGAGGGCCTCGAGGCCCTCTTCAGCTTCCCCCTGCACCCCCAGGAAGGGGTTTTCCGCTTCGGCGTAACCCCGCCCACCGCAGAGCCACCCCTGATGCCCTTCTCCGCCCTTTTGGGGGAGTGGGCCCGGGTCAACGACGAGTGGGACCGGTTCCGCACCCTGGTGGACTCCCCAAGCCGGGTCCTGGAGGCCATCCGCCCCAAACCCCCCTACGAGGTCTTCCAAGGGGGCAAGAGCGTACGGGCCGCCGCCAAGGCCTGGGGCGTGCCCCTCCTCATCGCCATGGAAAGGGCCTACATGGGGGTGAGGGAGGGGGACCTCTACCCCTTGCGCCGCTACGCCTGGTACGCCCTGCGGATCAAGTACCAAGGGAAAAGAAGCAAGACCCTGGAGGAGTTCGGTCAGCTCCAGGCCCTCCTAGACGGCACCCGCAACCTGGGGGAGGTGATCGCCTCAGGGGTCCCCCTCGGCCTGGTGCGCCGCTACCTGGTGCAGGCCCTGGCCTCGGGGGAACTTGCCCCCCCGGGCCGGGGCTGGCTCCTGAGGGACCTCACCTGGGAGATGGAAAAAGAAAAGGCCTAGGGGCTTCCCCTAGGCCTAAGGGCCCCCTTGGCCTGCGCCCCGGCGGGGGCCCTGCCAGGGGGAAAAGCCCCATCTTGCGGCAACCCCCATGCCCGGGCACCGCCATGGGCCGAAGGCTTACTTCTTTTTGCGCGGACGGTATTTGCCGTAGGTGCCCCGCCAGATCTTGCCCCTACGGGTGCGACGGTCGCCCTTGCCCATCCTCCCCCTCCTAGGCGCTCACCGCGGAAAGGTACTTCTGCACCTTGCGCATCAGGCGCGACTTCCTGCGGGCGGCGGCGTTCTTGTGCAGGGTGGACCCCTTGGCCGCCTTATCGATGAGGCTTTGCGCCATGCGCATGATCTTCAAGGCCTCCTCGGCCTTGCCCTCCTGGGCCAACTGGACCGCCTTCTTGCTCAGGGTCTTGATGGCCGACTTCTTGGCCTTGTTGCGAAGCCGGCGCTTCAAAGACTGCCGGTGCCGCTTGAGAGCGGAAAGGTTCTTCTTGGGCTTCTTCTGCGCCATCGTTCTCCCCTCGTGCCCCCTAGGGGCAGACCAGGCCTAAGTGTAGCACACCCCGCCCTAAGGGGCAAACTTGGTGGCCACCCAGTCGTAGCGCACCTGGCCCTTGGCCCCCTGAAGCCTAAAGCGGAGGAGGTACTCCCCTGCGTCCACGGGGAAGCGCACCTCTTCTTGGAAGCTACCCCTGTACACCCGCTCCCCCACGGACCGGCCCTCCTTGAGGAGGGACACGGAGAGCTCGCCTTCCTGCAAGCTTCCCGTCACCTTGACCTTCACCGCATCGTGGAGGCCACTGACCCGGAGGGCATACCGGGCCTCGCCCGTGTAGTTCCAGTAGAAGACCGGGAGGAAGGGGGGGTAG
This window encodes:
- a CDS encoding 4'-phosphopantetheinyl transferase superfamily protein gives rise to the protein MIRALGADLVEIARVRRLLAQHGERALRRLFAEEELAYALRHQDPVPSLAARIAAKEAFQKCWPENLSWKEVWVGMEGRRPVLRFAPRVRARLEAEGLFAHLSLSHEKGHALAVVVLEARAPGAG
- a CDS encoding lysophospholipid acyltransferase family protein; the encoded protein is MRKLAGLVLRSLGWRYHMPPPPSRKYVLIGAPHTSNWDFPIGLLALWALGIRARWLGKKELFRPPLGWLLRLLGGIPVDRSRRNNLVDSVAEVFRREEEMAILITPEGTRGKAPYWRTGFYHMALKAQVPIALGYVDFRRKEVGIGGYLWPSGDIKRDFESIRAFYQDKVGLRPEKQGPIRIRDEEEVVA
- the der gene encoding ribosome biogenesis GTPase Der, whose amino-acid sequence is MHKVVIVGRPNVGKSSLFNRLLGKRSAVVADVPGVTRDLKEGVVESEKGRFLLVDTGGLWSGDRWEKKIQEKVDQALEDAEVVLFAVDGRAELTQADYEVAEYLRKKGKPVILVATKVDDPKHEHYLGPLYALGFGEPIPTSSEHARGLEELLEAIWAKLPVRHIESEPEVAGIRLAIVGRPNAGKSSLLNAILGEERVIVSEEPGTTRDAIDVHFTFRGQPFILVDTAGIRKRPETLVEELAIRRSLKAIEEADVVLLVIDPFQVGDRELKLANHALEKGKPVLLVISKWDLVRKEEAPKVRRELKEKLAHLEHLPRVYTSAFTRQNLDRIFSEAVRLHELNHTRIPTAELNRWLSVWTAKVQLPNFKGKPLKILYATQPEVAPPTFVFFVNHPEFVTRAFENYLRNRIGEDLDLKEIPFRLVFRGRREEG
- a CDS encoding SIR2 family NAD-dependent protein deacylase — protein: MGLGKARSRLKEARRVAVLTGAGISKPSGIPTFRDAEGLWKEFNPLDYATPEAYARDPEKVWGWYAWRIAKVREALPNPAHLALVRLEEEVLARGGEFLLVTQNVDGLHARAGSRNLVELHGNLLRARCEACGHRFPLPEPFIPPPHCPRCGHRARPDVVWFGEFLPEGAWERAEAAFAQAEVALVVGTSAEVEPAASLGRIAYASGAYLIEVNPEPTPLTPLAHLSLRMGAVEGLGALLDEDGLDPASC
- a CDS encoding 30S ribosomal protein THX, whose product is MGKGDRRTRRGKIWRGTYGKYRPRKKK
- the rpsT gene encoding 30S ribosomal protein S20, which codes for MAQKKPKKNLSALKRHRQSLKRRLRNKAKKSAIKTLSKKAVQLAQEGKAEEALKIMRMAQSLIDKAAKGSTLHKNAAARRKSRLMRKVQKYLSAVSA
- the thrB gene encoding homoserine kinase, with the translated sequence MDHPTRLYVPATLANLGSGFDALGVALDLYLEVEAEPAREDAFFYEGEDHVEGTDNLIHQGYRAGMEALGLRPEPLLIRAFNPIPLARGMGSSSAALVAGVALADRYSGGRLGREGVFQVAASLEGHPDNVAPAVYGGFVAALADPPLAIPLPRPQGVYFVLAIPPYEVPTPSARAALPEQVPLRDAVFNLARSALWPAALYSGRLEALREACRDRLHQPYRAHLMPGALEALEAALEAGALAAFVGGAGPTVAALAWEDSLEKVAKALEGYRGEGRTLILGIGEGYFWKET
- a CDS encoding DUF4388 domain-containing protein, which translates into the protein MEGNLNAIPLVELLELIHGHRRSGVLELSVGYLPLSLRFSGGEVVGAAILDWEGLEALFSFPLHPQEGVFRFGVTPPTAEPPLMPFSALLGEWARVNDEWDRFRTLVDSPSRVLEAIRPKPPYEVFQGGKSVRAAAKAWGVPLLIAMERAYMGVREGDLYPLRRYAWYALRIKYQGKRSKTLEEFGQLQALLDGTRNLGEVIASGVPLGLVRRYLVQALASGELAPPGRGWLLRDLTWEMEKEKA